The Phaseolus vulgaris cultivar G19833 chromosome 5, P. vulgaris v2.0, whole genome shotgun sequence genomic interval GAACTTTCCATTCACTAATCTAAATAGAAGCATAAATCACACCACTAACAATGGAAACTTAATTCCACACCACCCATCTCTAACCTTATGTGATGAACGGCACCTCCGACACCACCGTCGACCTGCAACCCACGATCACCGTAATCGCCGCACGACCGCGCGAACGTACGAACGGCCACCACCCTGCGACCTAACCGCGCGCGACCGCTCCGCTCGATCGCCACCACCGTCGCACTCGTTCAGAGAAGACGCCCCACCTCCGCGCACTCAACAGAAGTCGCAAAGTgaaacgaaaacgaaaacgaaacGCTAAACCCTAAAGGTCagtttatttgatttaattgtcCCCATTCAGAAGGACACCGTTTTTGCTTAAAACGAAAACCCAGTTGAACTCTCCAATTCTGAGCAGACTCGCGAGTTTGAGCTAGTTCACCGAGTTCACTCCGATTCTGCCGAGTTTACTCAAAAATCGAGTTTACTCAAAAATCGAGTTTACTCAAAAATCGAGTTTACTCGGTAAGGGTATGTGGAAACGTGAACTCGAACGAGTTAACGAGTTGACTCGCGAATTTGACAATCATGGATTGTGTGCATCTTTGCTAGTTCGATTTCATATTCgattattattctttatttagTATCAGTGAATGAATCTATTGAAACAGTTTTGCTtcttaattaaattagttttgGGAGTAAAGAAACAATTtactaaaacaatttttgttttttgcttATACCAAAGGCATTTGCTGTTGCCAGAAAAGAAGGTTGTATAATGGGCTCAAAGCTGGTCCAGTTGTAAAAGTTAAGGAGCTTATGCAGACTAAGGTatcatttcatattttattagttGCATTTTGTTTAAATGTTTTGATTGCTTGCTGGCTGGATTTTCAGTTATATATGATACTTGCTTAGATTCTGTTGATTGGGTTTGCAATGCTACCAAAATTCTGTTGATTGGGTAGGATTACTTAGATTACATGGAGTTGTGATTATGTGTTGAGCTGTTctcttctatatattttttaatagaaatgaCTAGAGGCCAATGGCAATGTGTTACTTGCATGTTTTCTTTGGGGTGACTAATGTTGAGAGTTATATTATATCAACCCTATGCTTGGACAGGACGGAAGCAAAGGAATAGTATAAATGAAAAGCCTAGTTTTTGTTGCCAAAGTGCCTTGTTTTGTTGACATGTGAGGAGAAACATGTTAGATTGATTGGGTATATATTGGGTGTGGTTTAATGAATGGGACTCATAATCTTTGCTTAGTTTTTTCTAGCTGGCCAGTGGCATAATTGCCTTTCTCCTTTAGTCATTTCACTGTATTTGTTTGATAGGTGTCTTGGATCATAAATGCAAAGATCCAAAGAGTCATGTGGGGGTAATTTGTTTAGGTTTGGCTGGGCTTGTGGTTTGGGGCTGGCCTAATATTGGGAGCATGGAATGGGAATGGAGTTTTTAGTTTATGTTTGATGGGCAATCTCACTCTCCCATGCATGGCTGTAACACCTGTTACATGTCGCATTCCTTCTAAATTTGTAACTGTAGCTGTGATCCAATTGGTTGAAGCTGTTATGTAGTAAAAGTTCACTCCAATTTTTTTGAGCTTTTTGCTGGGTCAGTTTAGGCGATGCTGCTATGAGGCCATATGCATAACACACGGAACCAATTTTTGCACTGAGTGGCTGAATAATTTGGTTTGGAAAGCATATATCTTCATTGTCATTGTTTTAGTCAGAAAATGGAGGATGGGAGAGTTTACACAATATATGGGCAAATATGGGACCTCTCAGTTTTATCGCAGCTCTTGAACATAGTATGCAATTCCTGAAATAACTACTCCCTGAAAagttaaagaaattaaattattcaGATTTTTTTGAAACCTATATTATCCacttattaaataagttttcaCTAAAGAGGTGCAATTTGCATTACAAGGCAATACATATAAGAGTAGGAAAGCACTGAGATAGTTAATATATAGTTAACCGAATTGAACACACAAAAACTCAAACTCAAGTAGTTCTGTGTCCCTTAACAAGTCTGATCTGATGCTTCCCTAACCGGTACACTCTCGCCCCTCTTGGAGTCTTGCAACCATCATTCCCAACATTGTTTACAACCACCACATTAGGAGCTCCAGGGCTATAATTGAACACTGCATCCATACACAAAAATGCATACATGCTTTAACAAAGTTGGATAAAACCAAAACTTTGTCTTCCatatgttataatttattttaaactaaaaaactaAATACATGTTACCTAAAATTGACTAGATCCCGCACCCAGTTGTGACTGCCCTAATTCCAATCGCGTTGTGCTGTGCACCTAGACTGGTGTTGCCCCGGGCCACCCTGTGTTGGCTCATTGTTGTCGTCGAGAAGGTACATATATTCTTTCCTGtgttatgatatatatatatatatatattacattatgTAACTagattgttttttaattacataattcatagaATAATATTGCAAATCTCAAATTTAAGGCATCAGTTGCTAATCATATATTGAAAAGCAGTTGACTTGACATTGTGTTTCTTCAATTCTTCAGGCAAAGCTTGTGTTGGGATAATGCAAAGTGTCTCTAGTTTGTTATCAATGGAAACTGATCTGTTAGACACAGAACCCGGGACCATTAATGGAGGTTCCATAGTGAAGAAATCAAATCAGCGTAAGAGGAAGAATTTCATTGTGGATGAGGAAGGGCAAATGGGGTCGCGAGAGAAGCTGGCAAAGAGAATCTTATTATCTCTTACGAGGCCTTCCTATGTCATGGGATTGGGTCCCAAACCTCTGAGGAAGGAACACCGTACAAGGTTGCGCTACCTGCTGCGGAGGCTCATCAACCAGCATCACTGGGTTGCAGCCAGTGGTGTTCTCAGTGCCTACATGAAGGGCACACTTAATGACTCCTCTCCCTTCAGAAATCGTCTTAAGTTTTGGGTACCCTTCTCCCCTTTTTGCTCTTATTATCTGTGAAATTGGGAATGTCGTGAGGTGTCAAGTTTTATTTGCTTCCCAAATTTTGCTATTTTTTACTTGTTTGATTATTGCTTCCTATTTGattaatatgattttatatttattgttataatttcTTCTATTCTTGATGCCCTAGTTAGTTTCTGAACACTGTCATTATGCTGATATGTGTGTAGGTTTTAATGGAGCTTCTTAAGCATGTGAAAAGTAATTCTATTAATCCCACAAGAATTGAGAATCTCTATGATATTTGGTGGAAGAAAATTGGATCAATGAAGAGTTGGCCTTTACAGGTGTTTTTCAGACTCCCCAACTAAATTCTTTATAGTGGTTACCTTTATGTTACATGTTTATAAATATGATTTGTCAGGTAGTAACTGTTTCTGactttcagctttttctgaagTACCTAAAGGTTATTTATGaccttaattatttttagtaaaacAGAAAGTGTACTATTTAAGCCTGATAAAATCTGTTATGTAACAAAGTTGATGGTGGTAAGTCTCAAGAGAGAGAGGTAGGCTATCTGATTCAATAATCAATTGCAAGTCCTGCAAGTGTTATATTCTGAAAACTCTAATTGAAAGAGGGGTAAGGGATCTAGCTGTTGAAatgtaatgttattttttattatttttcttgtgtGTACCCAGctttagggttagggttttagGCAAGTGCCTTGCCTCTTCTTTGTATCCTATATATACATCAATAAAAGTCCAACAGTGTAGGTTGAATACACTGTTTTTTAAGTCCTCTCATCTAGCTAAGAGAAAAGACAATGATCCTGATGGCAGTGACTTGTAAGTTTATAGCTAGCCATCAAGTACTCAACAAATAATACTTTTCTTTTCCTCCTTTGCCTTGGTGGAATTGGGACTAATTTGAAGAAATCAGGGTATACCTGATTTGCTAAATGTTGCAGCTGTACtactattatatattatatactaaCTACATGTTGAGTTTATTGTTCACTGTTCATAACCACACCAATTTTATAGCATAATATGTTTAGCATTTTCTAAACTTTGTTTCTCCTAAAAGCCTTGCATCAATTCTCAATTATTTAATTCCAGTTTTTCTGCAGAATTCTCTTTGTTCAGTGTTGAAGCTGCATTTTCGAAGTTATCTAGAGGCATGCTTGGTTTGAGAAAAAGTTTGATGTTTCCATTTCctattttcattaatattttaaaaaatgtcaatCTTTTTAATAactcatgttaggcatcactataaATCTTAACAACTCAGCTAGGTTGACACTTAAAAATCCACCAATCATCTGTCTATCATCACATGAAACAtaacataaaagagaaaagaaaggaatACAAAACATGGGGGACCAAACTATCTAAAGTTTCTTTATCAGTGAAAACCTTTTCAAGAGAACTTTCATCATTATGCAGAAGTTTAGAATCCTCCACGAGACTAGGCATTGCCTCCAAACCATCTAAAGTTGTCATCAGGTTTAGAAGAATGTTCATTAGCAGCCAAGTCATGGGGAACATAATGCCATCATGAGGATCAGAAACACCCTCCCTCAAGTCTCTGTTCTTCTTGGCCACATATTGTTGTTTAACCAGATAGGTTTTGTTTCCTtaatcaacaacaacaacaggATTGCACCTTCTGCAGTTAGCAATAAGATGACCAATCATTTTACAAAAAGAATGAAAAGGTGCAAACCCTAGCCTTTCCACCAATAGTTGGTGTGGCAGATCTGAAAGAACCATAGCAAAGAAACCCTGATTCTTCTTCATAGGTGATCCAATGCCTCTGGGTATAGAAAAGATGGACTTTGGTTGCCAATATTCCATTGGGAGGCCATGTATCCGAACCCAACATTGGGCCTTAGTCATCTTCATAGAAGCAGGAACAAAGTCCTTTGTCCACGCAAAAGTCCTAAGAATACTAGAAGATAGGTTCCAAGATCCAACAGCTAAGACTCTCCACATGTCTTCAAGGGAAGAGAAAGCAAATTCAAAAAAACCCTATAGCTTTCCATTCAGCCAAAGAACTACACATAGCGCTGAGCTTTTTGCAAAGTTCAAGGTGCTTGACCGGTTTATCCCCCTTATTCAGGATCAACCTCCCATGCAAATGGTTCTTGCAATCTTCCAAACCGGCCAAATACACTTCTTCTGGAATCTGAACTGAAACCATGTCACCCTTGATGCATGGTGAAGGCAACTGCGACAAAGGGATGTTGCATGCATTATTCAAGGGTTGCGCAAAGGTTTTGTGTTGAACCCATACATATTGTTGAACCGGTTTGTAGACACCATGATCTTGTAAACATTCCCAAGGTATTTGGAACCCTGCAGATTAAGAGTCCACATTGCAGAGAAAGTAAAAAAGAACAACCAAGAacccaaagaaaaaaaaacctagAAAAATCGAAAAATAAACCAAAACAACAGGAATAACCAAACCTCAAGGACCCTAGAAGGAGAAGAATAAGCTCGAACTCCCTGAAGAACAACCCAAAGAAGGGCAGGGTTCTTGGAGATAATCTTGAaaaaatttcagattttttCAATGCATGATTGACAATATAGATTTAGAATTTCAGTTTATCTAATGATTacagtccaataatctatgattaaagcTTTAAAGTGTGAATGAAATTATTAAGTTCTCTTAAATCTTGAGTTGCATGTATTTTGAGTAGTGGAAATTGAGAATCTTCAAAAATGTCAATTTGTTTtcactttgtttcttgttttgaaaGATTAATATAGGGAATTATGCAAACtataattcaaaacaaaaatgtttttcaaaccaAATAGGCTTCTAAGTTTCTAGATTTTACTGTCttagtaattttaaaattatttacgTATTACCTTTTTGTATGTGCAAGCTGTATGAGATCAATCAGGTTGTGGTAATGTGCATGGTCCCATGTTATGTTTAAACTTTCTGGTGGGAAACTCTACCATTGGCATTGCAAACAATCTTATCAATCTATCCACTGACTTTAATTCTActtgataaataaattatatttttcaattgaggcgtcaattatgaatttaaattgTCATCTTGATTGTTTAGTCTTCAGTTCTTAATGTAGAATTTTGTTTATGGAGCAGAGCAGATATGCAGTCCATTTGGAGTTCATTTTTTTCTGTCTTATGCAAGGGAAGGCGGGGGATGCATACCAGCTTGTTTTATGGtatgtaatttaattataatgtgTTCTTTGCCGAATGATATGTGTTGCACCATGGTGCCAAGATTGGATATTTCATAACTTCTCATTACTCTATATAATGTCTTGAGCTGGTTGCCTATCATTgttagttattatatttttaccaGGGTcgtatatttttcaataaaacctAAATTCCTCATAATGGTTGATAAGGTTTTAATGGTAATTATCGTCGTGCTCAATTTTTCCAGATTGTTTGGAATAGTATCTTAATTCTATTACTCTagagagcttggtacttgactGCCCGTTGTAAAAGGCAAGGTAAGTATGAATTTTGCCACTTAATATTGTTATTGTTTGCTAGCATTTAGAGCAGACAAGTTTTGTCATTATAGAAAAACAAACATAATTGCATAAAGTCAATATTCCAAATGATTGACACTGCCCCAATGACGAGGATGAATTTGGGATTGGTAACACATTATGGAAATTTGGGGATGGATTAGTTCTTTGGTGACTTTTAAAGATACAGCAAATTGACTGCCGTCCTAGATAGATACGTAGCTAAGTGTTCTCACCATTCAAGAAGTGACCCAAGAGATGCATCGAGGGAATATAATAGTTTCAATACTTTGACAGTTACAAATAATagtttatttcatttatgtTCTACCATCACATTCAATATACATAGGTTAGGTTGCCTAGGACGTACCCTACTAATATAGTTAAGTACTAGATACATGCTCAAATATATGCAAATTGACTCAAATAAGACCAAATTATCATGGTATATTTTTGGCACTAAAGTGTATTACGAAATGGCTTAAAATATGAACTTTCCATTCACAAATAATTTTCCTTCATTAATGGTGGTTTTCACttcaaaaatactaaaatacaTATCAGTGTTTGAGAAATAGTGTTATAGGGGGACCACCAggttctaattatttttttgtattcaCTTTCTTTATGTTAGTGTATGCTTTATTGTCTGTTGTGGATTCTGTTAAAAGATGTATTAGTGGTGCATGCTATGCTTTCAGCACTGCTTTTGATTGTAATCATTTTTTGTTTGTGGTGCATGTCATGCATGTCTTCAGCACCGCTTAGACTGTGTATATAATCAATGTATTGTTTGTTTTTGAGTAATAAGAATATACACTAtttctcaaaattattttcttctctGAATTCTATCATGGTATCCAGAGCTTGAAAACTCTTTCATGGCTACGATTTTGTATCTTTTCTTTTGTAGCTTCATAATTTCTCTATGGCTACTGAATTTGACTCAACACCATTGCTCACACCTATGCCAATTTCATCAACTGCTCCCTCACCAGTTCTCTTCTCTTATTTATCGGGGAACTTTCTAACACATTTTTTGATCTAGAAACAAAAGGTTGAACATTTTATCAAGGCACATCGCCTTCATCGTTTTGTCGTCAATCCTTTAATTCCTTCACAATATCTTTCACTTTTCATTGTGATCTTGGAATTGAAAATCCAGAATACAGTACTTGGGAAACGCTAGGTCAACTCATACTCTCGTGGTTGCAATCATTTTTCTCTACATCGTTCTTAGCTAGAGTCATCAGATGCAAGCATTCTTTTCAACTTTGGGACAAAGCTCATTCGCATTTTAATTCACAAACTAAAGCGAAGGCACACACCTGCGAATTGAATTGTGTACTATGAAGAAAGGGTGATAGTTCAATTAACGAATTCTTACTTCGTCTCAAAACGCTTGTTCATTTACCCAGATATTCAGAcattgtaccatcaagacgtttgggagcaacaatAGTGAGgagattttgacacacaccataaagacgGTGAGTATTATTGGCGTATAATAATTTTGCCTGTTCCCAAACTTTTGAACACGTCTCGTAAgtacgatttttttttaaagatgagtgaatagtagatttgataacaatgcataattgaatATCAATTTTCAATCAACGAGAAACCTCATTTTCATCAACATTGATACAggtaagatgatcaacataaccttgactcttGAGCCATAATTTAACATGTGAGGTCCAAGTGTCTTAATTAgttccatccaatttgtcatGGAGAGATGAACATtgacataataatataaatggaCGGATCAGGCATAGTGGCAGCATAAGAAGCCATAGATGATAAAGATAGATCCAGTTGCTGGCCAATTGGCAGCTGCAGCGACGACGACGGCGGCTGCTGGAAAACACCGGTGAACAGCAGGTtcaccagaaaaaaaaaaaattgaatcctAACCCTATGCTCTATACCATATAAAtaagtggactttaaacctaattcaACCTTAAAAAATCACTtcataaggtgaggtttgcactcacttatatactatgaaatgtctagTCGATGTAAGATCTCCAACAATATGGAACTAGATATTTTTTTGTTCGTGAAAAAGTGTTCAATCAATCCTTAATTGTTACTCATATTCCTGCTACTGATCAAGTTGCGGATATTCTTACTAAACCACTCTCACACGCTTGATATTCTCTATTGCGTGACAATCTCAATGTTATTCATTATTTTTGATAACCTTGAGTTTGAGGGGGACTGTTAGTGTATATGCTTTACTGTCTATTGTGGATTTTGTTAAAGAGGTATTAGTGGTGCATGCTTTCACCACTGCTTTTTGATTGTtatcttttttgttttgattgtaaTAATTTTCTGTTAGTAGGGCATACGGTGCATAGTTTCAGTACCGCTTAGACTGTCTATATAATCAATGTATTGGCTGTTTTTGAGCAATAAGAATATACAGtatttctcaaattattttcttctctGAATTCTATCACTTTTTGTAtcctttttcatttatttttgtcttttgatTTCTCATTTAGCATTGAGCAAGAAAGGGTTGACATTCATCCTGTGTTAAAGATGATGATGGGTTTGACATTCTATGAGCTGTGGTATTCTTCTATCCCCAAAGAATTCCAGTGGAGAAACTCAGACCAGTTTGACTTGCAAGAGAACTCACATATGGAGGAGACCTCATTTACCAATAAAACTGGACTATCTGAGCAGTATAAGTCAGTTGAATCCCATATGGCTGACTCGTGTTGTCAACGTGATTCAGATGCCTCTATCATGAATAATAAGCATATATCTAGGGATGTTGTATTGAATGAAGACATGGAGGTTGGTACtaataaaagagaaaatcaaCATCAGAACTTTCAGCCAGAAGGTTTTTACTTAAATTCTGAAGAGCAAAAAGGATGTAGAGACCCTTTTTCTAACAGTGGAGGTCTTACACAGGATATCTTGTATGGTCTTGGTATGGTGTTTATTCACTGAACATGCGAAATATCTATTTTCTGTGGAATTACATCTGAGTGAGAATGTGTATGTGCTTATATGATTGTATATGGATTTTCCTACTCTTTTGTTTTTCGAAAGGCTAGATTGTGATTTTTCTCTTGTCAATGATAACTTGTTTGTAGCAACCTATGATTAGTTTTGTTATAGCACCTCACCCTATTACTATGGTTTATGTTGGAGATAAAGAAAATGATGGTGTAGAGTTCCCATTTGACTTCTTGAAACTTCAGACAATGCTACTAATTGGGCACTGAGACCCTTCATGTTCTTTCTTCTATTCTTTTCTGTTAGAGTGAGATAATCCAATTGGCATGCTTTCACTGTCGTGGAGGTGGATGACAATTTTCTTTTGCTTTGAATATTCCATACAAGACTAATCTGTTTATGATTTTCAGAAGTCTGTGTTATATGCTTAGATATTCAGTTCAGATGGGCCCCTTAGGAATATCTATCTCTATAGGCCTCCATTAGATGAATCATTTTACGAGACTGAGGGCTTACTCTTTTTGTGGTTATGATGTAGCAGAGAGGTTTCCCAGAGAAATCCAAGCCCAATGCAGAGTGATTTGAggaaatacaaaacaaaatgtAGGAGGCAACTAGGAACCCAAGAAATGGATGTCGTATAGTTACTTAATATATTGTAAGGTAAACTTGCTTTCATGGGTAATGGAAAATACCAGTATCCAAGGCAAAGTCAAGATCCCTATGCGCCACATCTGCAAAAAAATTGGTTTGATATGATATCAAAAGTTTAGTTGATTACCCAGGCTCTAGAGCAAAACCGTTACCTGTTACTAATTTCACACTTGAAATTTCACAGACTGGTGATATCATCAAACTAGTATGGTGGGGGTAAAGCCTTGCCCCATGAACCAGTTTTTTGGAGTTGAGTTAGGATCAAATCCAAATTCTTAGAGTTTCAGAGGAGAAACAAGAGAAATAGTCAAGGTTATCTTATGTAACTAACTAAATAACAATTAGTAAGTCAGTTTGGTAGTTACAGTTAGTTTTTCATGAGGAAAAATTGTAATGAGCGTATATAAAGGATATGGGAGGAACCAGGTTCCTCAAAATTCCTGGGTATACTGTTTTCTataattatttcattatttggtGAGTAATATAAACAGTCTCTTGTCTTCCCTGTTCTGttactctttcttttctttctttttttatcaaattggTTTCAGAACTTATTGCTCATCGTTTCTTGGTTTTGATAGCagtggaaagaaatagatgaaatatatttctgagatgtcttacaaatgtgattacagtctctatttatagactgttttacaacctaattaaagaaagaaataataggcaatgaaagctagaaataatgagtgtttaaagctgtacaaatcaaataaaatcaaatcactaacaaatctgtcctaataaatataaaatggaatctgcacttaattataacataattctcctgattatgcaacactccccctcaagttggtgaatgtatatctatcattcccaacttgcaagtaagatcttcgaattgttttgtgggaagtcccttagtaaacatatctgccaattggagtcttgaagggatgtactcagtggctataagaccatcatccaacttctctttaataaagtgtcggtctatctctacgtgctttgttcgatcatgttgaatcggattgtgtgcaatactgatagcagacttattatcacatgccaaactcataggagcttcatattttatttttaggtcatcaagtatgatcttcatccataagagttcacacaccccttgagccatggctctaaattctgcctctgcacttgatcttgtaattacattttgcttcttgctcctccatgtcaccagatttccacccaagaacatgcagtagcctgtggtggatctcctatcaacaatcgatcctgcatagtcagcatcagtatatactttcatggataagttttccccctttttgaatagcaatccttttcctggagaggcttttaagtactgaataattttatctactgcctgcaagtgtctttctcttggatcatgcataaattgactaaccacactaactgcataggctatatctggcctagtgtgtgaaagataaatgagttttcccacaagtctttgatattgtgtcttctccacttttgggttttcctcatcattcccaatcctatgattttgctctattggcactccagtgggcttacaacccaacttaccaatctctttgagaagatcaaggatgtatttcctttgagaaataaagatgccctgtctcgagtaagcaacctctatcccaaggaagtacttcagcttcccaagatccttcatttcaaattgagcagctagtctctccctcaaattttgtttttcaatctcatcatcacctgtaataatcatatcatctacatagaccaaaagtagagtgagtttaccattctgagaatgttttataaacagagtatggtcaccttggctttgtcggtaccccaaagataccatagcttgagtaaaccttccaaaccaagcacgaggtgattgtttaagaccatatagggccttcttaagtctgcacgccttattcccttcattaacaataccataaccaggtggaatctccatgtatacttcttcctccaagcttccatgcaagaagacatttttaacatcaaattgatgcattgcccaaccaaagtgtgctgccagggagagaataatcctgacggtattcatttttgccactggagcaaaagtctcctcataatcgatcccataggtttgagtgtacccttttgcaaccaaccttgctttataccgatccagt includes:
- the LOC137835156 gene encoding uncharacterized protein isoform X1; translated protein: MQSVSSLLSMETDLLDTEPGTINGGSIVKKSNQRKRKNFIVDEEGQMGSREKLAKRILLSLTRPSYVMGLGPKPLRKEHRTRLRYLLRRLINQHHWVAASGVLSAYMKGTLNDSSPFRNRLKFWVLMELLKHVKSNSINPTRIENLYDIWWKKIGSMKSWPLQSRYAVHLEFIFFCLMQGKAGDAYQLVLCIEQERVDIHPVLKMMMGLTFYELWYSSIPKEFQWRNSDQFDLQENSHMEETSFTNKTGLSEQYKSVESHMADSCCQRDSDASIMNNKHISRDVVLNEDMEVGTNKRENQHQNFQPEGFYLNSEEQKGCRDPFSNSGGLTQDILYGLGGLDLWLLPLHFSDERNFEEFMYVQRNQPNAYYENSVKYLQLALNSEPSASAALLPLVQLLLIGGQVDKALNMLEKQCCNTSSVLPLRVRAALLERFDRNNSVMLFSCFENILKKDPTCSDALAKLIKMHQNGEYSLESLLEMIALHLDVTDSEHNTWKVFSSCFLRLFSYEEDCMSSCPIQTKYRHKQHRSFNKPPKIFTDGTSGKSWYLRCRWWITRHFSNSKLESEIESGDLQLLTCKAACASYMYGREFSYVEKAFSHLEKENDKELLLFLDEHRGNSLGIYKKIRKKLHI
- the LOC137835156 gene encoding uncharacterized protein isoform X2, with the protein product MQSVSSLLSMETDLLDTEPGTINGGSIVKKSNQRKRKNFIVDEEGQMGSREKLAKRILLSLTRPSYVMGLGPKPLRKEHRTRLRYLLRRLINQHHWVAASGVLSAYMKGTLNDSSPFRNRLKFWVLMELLKHVKSNSINPTRIENLYDIWWKKIGSMKSWPLQSRYAVHLEFIFFCLMQGKAGDAYQLVLCIEQERVDIHPVLKMMMGLTFYELWYSSIPKEFQWRNSDQFDLQENSHMEETSFTNKTGLSEQYKSVESHMADSCCQRDSDASIMNNKHISRDVVLNEDMEVGTNKRENQHQNFQPEGFYLNSEEQKGCRDPFSNSGGLTQDILYGLGGLDLWLLPLHFSDERNFEEFMYVQRNQPNAYYENSVKYLQLALNSEPSASAALLPLVQLLLIGGQVDKALNMLEKQCCNTSSVLPLRVRAALLERFDRNNSVMLFSCFENILKKDPTCSDALAKLIKMHQNGEYSLESLLEMIALHLDVTDSEHNTWKVFSSCFLRLFSYEEDCGG